From Gemmatimonadaceae bacterium, a single genomic window includes:
- a CDS encoding carbohydrate binding family 9 domain-containing protein has protein sequence MCRLLTAACLLPAVARATPRASDPPRAEKRIRATRTSAPVTIDGTLDEPDWARAPLATDFVQSEPRTGEPATEATEVRVLFDGSALYIGAVLHDPDAANLVVADIKKDFKEDDQDDFEVLLDTFHDRRNGYVFLTNAAGARADRQMANEGREVNTSWDGVWTVKTRRFADKWIVEMAIPFKTLRYRLGDVDGWGINFARRIRHRNETTYWAPIPRAFTITRASLAGTLEGVEPSGGSRDLRVKPYLLARDVRDLPVAPARTARATLAEAGGLDVTYGVTPKLALNVALNPDFAQVEADEQQVNLTQFSQFFPEKREFFLENSGIFYVGDAARNNRVNLAPTPDEDMLLFFSRRIGLSADGRSVPIPGGVRLTGSAAGLTIGALGMQSQATPTAPANRYGALRLRRNLRPGSDVGLIMLDREGLGARGQNSWNRVAGVDATFRLPGVWDWSSYAVGTRTAGKSEGQYAWRSRINHEGNFLHLKAGALQVGRAFRTIWATSVGPTRASG, from the coding sequence GTGTGTCGTCTCCTGACGGCGGCGTGTCTCCTCCCCGCCGTCGCGCGCGCCACGCCCCGCGCGTCTGATCCGCCCCGCGCCGAGAAGCGCATCCGGGCCACGCGCACGTCGGCGCCCGTCACGATCGACGGGACCCTCGACGAACCGGATTGGGCCCGCGCCCCGCTCGCCACCGATTTCGTGCAGAGCGAACCGCGCACCGGTGAGCCGGCCACCGAGGCCACCGAGGTCCGCGTCCTCTTCGACGGCAGCGCGCTCTACATCGGCGCGGTGCTGCACGACCCCGATGCCGCCAATCTCGTCGTCGCCGACATCAAGAAGGACTTCAAGGAAGACGATCAGGACGACTTCGAAGTCCTCCTCGACACCTTTCATGATCGTCGCAATGGCTACGTCTTTCTGACCAATGCGGCCGGCGCGCGCGCCGATCGGCAGATGGCGAATGAAGGACGCGAGGTGAACACCAGCTGGGACGGCGTGTGGACGGTGAAGACCCGCCGTTTCGCCGACAAGTGGATCGTCGAAATGGCGATTCCCTTCAAGACGCTGCGCTATCGGTTAGGCGACGTCGACGGGTGGGGGATCAACTTCGCGCGGCGCATCCGCCATCGGAACGAGACGACGTACTGGGCGCCGATACCGCGCGCGTTCACCATCACGCGCGCGTCGCTCGCCGGCACGCTCGAAGGCGTGGAGCCCAGCGGGGGGTCGCGCGATCTCCGTGTGAAGCCGTATCTCCTCGCGCGCGATGTGCGCGATCTGCCGGTCGCGCCCGCCCGAACCGCACGCGCGACGCTGGCCGAAGCCGGCGGGCTCGATGTCACCTATGGCGTGACGCCCAAGCTCGCGCTCAATGTGGCGCTCAATCCCGACTTCGCGCAGGTGGAGGCCGACGAGCAGCAGGTCAACCTCACCCAGTTCAGTCAGTTCTTCCCCGAGAAGCGCGAGTTCTTCCTCGAGAACTCAGGCATCTTCTACGTGGGGGATGCGGCGCGCAACAATCGCGTGAATCTGGCGCCGACGCCCGACGAAGACATGCTGCTCTTCTTCAGTCGTCGTATCGGGCTCTCGGCGGATGGTCGCTCTGTTCCCATTCCGGGCGGCGTGCGGCTCACGGGATCGGCGGCGGGACTCACCATCGGCGCCCTCGGCATGCAGTCGCAGGCGACGCCCACGGCGCCCGCCAATCGCTATGGCGCCCTGCGACTGCGGCGCAATCTGCGCCCCGGCTCGGATGTGGGGCTGATCATGCTCGACCGCGAAGGGCTCGGCGCGCGCGGACAGAACAGCTGGAATCGGGTCGCTGGTGTCGATGCCACCTTCCGCCTTCCGGGGGTCTGGGACTGGAGCAGCTACGCGGTCGGCACGCGCACCGCGGGCAAGTCCGAGGGGCAGTATGCGTGGCGCAGCAGGATTAACCACGAAGGCAACTTCCTTCACCTCAAGGCGGGCGCGCTGCAGGTGGGAAGGGCTTTCAGGACGATCTGGGCTACTTCCGTCGGACCGACACGCGCAAGTGGCTGA
- a CDS encoding TonB-dependent receptor, whose protein sequence is MRALPARMLSLATGLLALVAAIPLAAQAPTGTVRGVVKNPEGDAVFGASVRIDGTMIGGTADGTGRYVIARVPAGKQTVRVRAIGYRPDSKVVDVPAGGSVEVNFDLASDPMRAEAVVVTGTRSERVTKEATVSAAVIDNVQLTKLAPNFNIADAVRTIPGIHAENGGGELASNVFVRGIPSPGQQRYLMMLENGMPVQSAINLSAEDVLLRQDQNLDRVEVVKGGNSTVFGVSRPGGIINYIDKVGGPTQQNVLQVTTAPSGLYRLDYNSSGPMGDKLTYNVGGFLRLDDGPLQGGLPTQGMQFKANVTRMLEKGYIRAHLKIIDDKVQFFLPVPYAKGADVAAVGRAGTLNTPEAANLIVSGFTGGFFNGTFQSKMANGILVKGPVATLEFSNEVAPGWQLTSRTRMSNIAHEFNIFLPGSNTNTAAGFAAQYLTNPAWRPVYSYVNNAVVPFNSANVMTQDARYRNRPFTEYANETQLQRKIVQGQTQHSLTLGSFLSRTRQLDQQFSPLTLIDVQSQPRLLDLTIRGGPAGSAGDTVVRRITQNGLTRLSSAYTNAEYQTGIAAFFAGDEMQIGTKWRVDLGARYERQNTSISQEQTANQTVGITEAGRNVAIGTGRFVRRVVKFDDWAATGGVNYAINSTSNFYVSGSRGFRIPDASFFTSLALDANGNFRQPQLTKNEQFLQGEVGYRLTTKQAGLTVAPFYVNIKNRLQSDLRILPGGVSAVVTDAVGETRTAGVEATLVATPSALPGWTFQAAGTYQDHKALNFPQVPTIYLRDANGAIRDSVTSNSGRKIRRQPNTMADLSANYQRRGLDANFDYNYIGSRFADDANLQKLEGFGVLTAGAGYTFGRNTAQRIRVGVNIYNLLDDRGVTEGDPRLAGGVDPSTLPFLNFRPILPRRVMVSLRYDF, encoded by the coding sequence ATGCGCGCGCTCCCGGCTCGTATGCTCTCGCTCGCCACCGGGCTCCTCGCCCTGGTCGCGGCCATCCCGCTCGCCGCTCAAGCCCCCACCGGCACCGTCCGGGGTGTCGTCAAGAACCCCGAAGGCGACGCCGTCTTTGGCGCCTCGGTGCGCATCGATGGCACCATGATCGGTGGCACGGCCGACGGCACGGGGCGCTACGTCATCGCCCGCGTCCCCGCCGGCAAGCAGACGGTGCGGGTGCGCGCCATTGGCTATCGCCCCGACAGCAAGGTCGTGGATGTGCCGGCCGGCGGCAGCGTCGAGGTGAACTTCGACCTCGCCTCCGACCCGATGCGCGCCGAGGCTGTCGTCGTGACCGGTACGCGCTCCGAGCGCGTGACCAAGGAAGCCACGGTCTCCGCGGCAGTCATCGACAACGTGCAGCTCACCAAGCTGGCGCCGAACTTCAACATCGCCGACGCCGTGCGCACCATCCCCGGCATTCACGCCGAGAACGGTGGCGGTGAGCTCGCGTCGAACGTGTTCGTGCGCGGTATCCCGTCGCCGGGTCAGCAGCGCTACCTGATGATGCTCGAGAACGGCATGCCCGTGCAGAGCGCCATCAACCTGTCGGCTGAAGACGTGCTGCTGCGCCAGGACCAGAACCTCGATCGCGTCGAGGTCGTGAAGGGCGGCAACTCCACCGTCTTCGGCGTGAGCCGGCCGGGCGGTATCATCAACTACATCGACAAGGTCGGTGGTCCGACGCAGCAGAATGTGCTGCAGGTGACGACGGCGCCGAGCGGCCTCTATCGCCTCGACTACAACAGCTCGGGCCCGATGGGCGACAAGCTCACCTACAACGTCGGCGGCTTCCTCCGCCTCGATGACGGTCCGCTGCAGGGCGGCCTGCCCACGCAGGGCATGCAGTTCAAGGCCAACGTGACGCGCATGCTCGAGAAGGGCTATATCCGCGCGCACCTCAAGATCATCGACGACAAGGTGCAGTTCTTCCTCCCGGTCCCGTACGCGAAGGGCGCCGATGTCGCGGCCGTCGGTCGCGCCGGCACGCTCAACACCCCCGAAGCGGCCAACCTGATCGTGAGTGGCTTCACCGGCGGCTTCTTCAACGGGACGTTCCAGTCGAAGATGGCCAACGGCATTCTCGTGAAGGGCCCGGTGGCGACGCTCGAGTTCAGCAACGAAGTGGCGCCCGGCTGGCAGCTCACGTCGCGGACGCGCATGAGCAACATCGCGCACGAGTTCAACATCTTCCTCCCCGGCTCGAATACGAACACCGCCGCGGGCTTCGCTGCGCAGTATCTCACGAATCCGGCGTGGCGTCCGGTGTATTCGTACGTCAACAATGCCGTGGTGCCGTTCAACTCGGCGAACGTCATGACGCAGGACGCGCGCTACCGCAATCGCCCGTTCACGGAGTACGCCAACGAAACGCAGCTGCAGCGCAAGATCGTGCAGGGGCAGACGCAGCACAGCCTCACGCTCGGCAGCTTCCTGTCGCGCACGCGGCAGCTCGACCAGCAGTTCTCGCCGCTTACGCTGATCGACGTGCAGTCGCAGCCGCGCCTGCTCGACCTGACCATCCGGGGCGGCCCGGCCGGCTCCGCCGGCGATACCGTCGTGCGCCGCATCACGCAGAACGGCCTCACGCGCCTGTCGAGCGCCTACACCAACGCCGAGTATCAGACGGGCATCGCCGCCTTCTTCGCCGGCGATGAAATGCAGATCGGCACCAAGTGGCGCGTGGACCTCGGCGCCCGCTACGAGCGCCAGAATACGTCGATCTCGCAGGAGCAGACGGCCAATCAGACCGTGGGGATCACCGAAGCCGGCCGCAATGTGGCCATTGGCACCGGCCGCTTCGTGCGCCGCGTGGTGAAGTTCGACGACTGGGCGGCCACCGGTGGTGTGAACTATGCCATCAACTCGACGTCGAATTTCTACGTCTCGGGGAGCCGCGGCTTCCGCATCCCGGATGCGTCGTTCTTCACGTCGCTGGCGCTCGATGCCAACGGCAACTTCCGTCAGCCCCAGCTGACCAAGAACGAGCAGTTCCTGCAGGGTGAAGTCGGCTACCGCCTCACCACCAAGCAGGCCGGCCTCACCGTCGCGCCGTTCTACGTCAACATCAAGAACCGCCTGCAGAGCGATCTCCGCATCCTGCCCGGCGGCGTCTCGGCGGTCGTCACCGACGCCGTCGGCGAGACGCGCACCGCCGGTGTCGAAGCCACGCTCGTGGCCACGCCGTCGGCGCTGCCCGGCTGGACGTTCCAGGCGGCCGGCACGTATCAGGATCACAAGGCGCTCAACTTCCCGCAGGTGCCGACGATCTACCTCCGCGATGCCAACGGCGCGATTCGCGACTCGGTCACGAGCAACTCGGGGCGCAAGATCCGCCGCCAGCCGAACACGATGGCCGACCTGTCGGCTAACTATCAGCGCCGTGGGCTCGACGCGAACTTCGACTACAACTACATCGGCAGTCGCTTCGCCGACGACGCCAACCTGCAGAAGCTCGAGGGCTTTGGGGTGCTGACGGCCGGCGCCGGCTACACCTTCGGCCGCAACACGGCGCAGCGCATCCGCGTCGGCGTCAACATCTACAACCTCCTCGACGATCGTGGCGTGACCGAGGGCGACCCGCGTCTGGCGGGTGGTGTCGATCCGAGCACGCTGCCGTTCCTCAACTTCCGGCCCATTCTGCCGCGCCGCGTGATGGTGTCGCTGCGCTACGACTTCTGA
- a CDS encoding amidohydrolase family protein yields the protein MTWHTPLVREATRPLVFTAVLLAATALALFPARARARAPQATTAAYRFARLVNGDGRIITDAVVVVRNGRIVRVGSGAAAIPPGAALTDLRPLTAIPGLIDLHTHVTYWWDRAPGTRPFGPGTRRTPAEVATVAMENARLTLETGVTTARDLGATGYADVLMRDRIARGEAVGPRLVVAGFGLQKVMPTAAAAPTPAGAWRRGRITTLADIDSAVQAQVDSGADVIKMYGSRGTGADTSTTQTFTFEEMQRAVTAARRLHRRIAIHSYGASGGRDAVRAGATTLEHAVDLDDATLALMKAQGTIYVPTMDHNRYYADFRSDYGYSDEQAAGLDAYRARNTATTRRAIKAGVKVGMGSDAVHLMFGQNTRELGLLVEAGMTPLEALRAATLTGAEALGMSDRLGRVAPGYLADIVAVRGNPERDVRAIIDSVRWVMKDGRVVVDRR from the coding sequence ATGACTTGGCATACGCCGCTCGTTCGCGAGGCCACCCGGCCCCTGGTGTTCACTGCCGTGCTGCTTGCCGCGACGGCGCTCGCGCTCTTCCCGGCTCGCGCGCGGGCGCGGGCACCGCAGGCGACGACGGCCGCCTATCGCTTCGCCCGGCTCGTGAATGGTGACGGGCGCATCATCACGGATGCGGTGGTCGTGGTCCGCAACGGACGCATTGTGCGCGTCGGCTCCGGCGCCGCCGCCATTCCGCCGGGTGCCGCGCTCACCGATCTGCGGCCACTCACCGCCATTCCGGGACTCATCGACCTGCATACGCACGTCACGTATTGGTGGGATCGGGCTCCCGGCACCCGGCCGTTCGGCCCCGGCACGCGCCGCACCCCCGCCGAAGTGGCGACGGTGGCCATGGAGAATGCGCGCCTGACGCTGGAAACGGGGGTCACCACCGCGCGTGATCTGGGCGCCACCGGCTACGCCGATGTCCTGATGCGCGATCGGATCGCGCGTGGCGAGGCGGTTGGCCCCCGACTGGTCGTGGCGGGCTTCGGCCTGCAGAAGGTGATGCCCACGGCCGCTGCCGCCCCGACGCCGGCCGGCGCGTGGCGGCGCGGCCGCATCACCACGCTCGCGGACATCGACAGCGCGGTCCAGGCGCAGGTCGATTCCGGCGCCGATGTGATCAAGATGTATGGCTCACGCGGCACCGGCGCCGACACGAGCACCACCCAGACCTTCACATTCGAGGAGATGCAGCGGGCGGTGACCGCGGCGCGGCGGCTCCACCGTCGTATCGCGATTCACTCGTACGGGGCGAGCGGCGGCCGCGATGCCGTGCGCGCCGGTGCCACGACCCTCGAGCATGCGGTGGATCTCGACGACGCCACGCTCGCCCTGATGAAGGCGCAGGGCACGATCTACGTGCCGACGATGGACCACAACCGCTACTACGCGGATTTCCGCTCCGACTACGGCTACTCAGATGAGCAAGCGGCGGGGCTCGACGCGTATCGCGCGCGCAACACCGCCACGACGCGGCGCGCCATCAAGGCCGGCGTCAAGGTGGGGATGGGCTCCGATGCGGTCCACCTGATGTTCGGGCAGAACACACGGGAGCTCGGTCTGCTCGTCGAGGCGGGCATGACGCCGCTCGAGGCGCTGCGCGCCGCCACGCTGACCGGCGCCGAAGCGCTCGGGATGAGCGACCGCCTTGGTCGTGTCGCGCCAGGCTATCTGGCGGATATCGTGGCCGTGCGCGGCAACCCGGAGCGCGACGTGCGCGCCATCATCGACAGCGTGCGGTGGGTGATGAAGGACGGACGGGTGGTGGTCGACCGGCGTTGA
- a CDS encoding DUF2309 domain-containing protein, translated as MAAAPCAAVADAGASVGAAPHREGGVMRHTTIRPGLTATATQTMQAVEAACARIAPAWPLDRLIAVNPWWGYVGEPIADASAELAALGGARLTMPRAWFRARYSTGGFADRHLAKAIAQLGAPMSVDRVRQLLAEDAPEFPTWRLMTDVVDETRDAVRQGTWREFVAEHVSHVCGAWFGEGQARWPAERDGGLYGLWRGMAAQDAGVRLRMGLRGFREAAAQLPEDPRALLVDGLEELGVPTALRTAYCTALLLSVSGWAAACAFQEWEARLAGRTDDHLIHLLAARLAWELLLFRLAASPALASRWESARQEWPRLAAPIRDAQAVDWVLQQALEVAYQEQSVALLAGGRTASDVTPAAQAVFCIDVRSEVMRRALEGAMPDVATLGFAGFFGLPIAYATDSAERPQLPGLLAATLRVEDAGDGADEAARARRENAALARAWKSFTGAAASAFTAVEATGLGAAVSLVRESLGARAAGFDPLRDTLASATSPLAPRLADTARDGSPVDLAARTKLAAGILRAMSLTHGFARLVALVGHGATTCNNPQAAGLACGACGGQSGEVNARVLAALLNDGAVREALVTQGITVPATTWFVAGLHDTVTDDVTLYDTAAVPASHAADLARFREALVVAGATARRERAPRLGLGAIAHDDARLLATLRRRATDWSEVRPEWALARNAAFVIAPRTRTRGVSLDGRAFLHEYRWQEDAGFGVLELILTAPMVVTNWINLQYHASTVDPVRFGSGDKVLHNVAGGNVGVFEGAGGDLRIGLALQSVHDGTDWVHEPLRLSVFVEAPATAIDGILAKHAVVRQLVEHGWLHLFRIDPVDHHVYRRLATSWVPEGNRAR; from the coding sequence GTGGCCGCCGCGCCATGTGCGGCAGTCGCCGACGCCGGTGCGTCCGTCGGCGCCGCGCCCCATCGCGAAGGCGGCGTGATGCGCCACACCACCATTCGCCCCGGCCTGACAGCGACCGCGACCCAGACGATGCAGGCCGTTGAAGCGGCGTGCGCCCGCATCGCGCCGGCGTGGCCACTCGATCGGCTGATCGCGGTGAATCCGTGGTGGGGATACGTCGGCGAGCCGATCGCCGACGCCAGCGCCGAACTGGCGGCGTTGGGCGGCGCGCGGCTCACCATGCCCCGTGCGTGGTTCAGGGCCCGTTACTCGACGGGCGGGTTCGCCGACCGCCATCTGGCGAAGGCGATCGCGCAGCTCGGCGCGCCGATGAGCGTCGATCGGGTGCGGCAGTTGCTCGCGGAAGACGCGCCGGAGTTCCCCACGTGGCGTCTCATGACCGACGTGGTCGATGAGACGCGCGATGCGGTGCGTCAGGGCACCTGGCGCGAGTTCGTCGCCGAGCATGTGAGCCATGTGTGCGGCGCGTGGTTTGGTGAAGGGCAGGCGCGTTGGCCCGCGGAGCGCGACGGCGGGCTGTATGGCCTGTGGCGCGGCATGGCCGCGCAGGATGCCGGCGTGCGCTTGCGGATGGGGCTGCGCGGATTTCGTGAGGCCGCGGCGCAGTTGCCTGAGGATCCGCGTGCGTTGCTCGTGGATGGGCTCGAGGAGCTTGGCGTGCCCACGGCGCTGCGCACGGCCTATTGCACGGCGCTGCTCCTGAGCGTGTCCGGGTGGGCAGCCGCGTGCGCGTTTCAGGAGTGGGAGGCGCGTCTGGCCGGGCGCACGGATGATCATCTCATCCATCTGCTCGCAGCGCGGCTGGCGTGGGAACTGCTGCTGTTCCGTCTGGCCGCATCGCCAGCGCTCGCGTCGCGCTGGGAATCCGCGCGGCAGGAATGGCCCCGGCTCGCCGCGCCGATCCGCGATGCGCAGGCGGTGGACTGGGTGCTGCAGCAGGCGCTGGAGGTCGCGTATCAGGAACAGTCCGTGGCGCTGCTCGCCGGTGGGCGGACGGCATCAGACGTGACGCCGGCGGCGCAGGCGGTGTTCTGCATCGATGTGCGCTCGGAGGTGATGCGTCGCGCGCTTGAGGGGGCGATGCCCGATGTGGCGACGCTGGGCTTCGCCGGATTCTTTGGTCTGCCGATCGCGTATGCCACCGACAGTGCCGAGCGGCCGCAGCTTCCCGGGCTGCTCGCGGCGACGCTGCGGGTGGAGGATGCGGGCGACGGGGCCGACGAGGCGGCACGCGCGCGACGCGAAAACGCCGCGCTCGCGCGGGCGTGGAAGTCGTTCACGGGAGCGGCGGCGTCGGCGTTCACGGCCGTTGAGGCGACGGGGCTTGGTGCGGCTGTCTCGCTGGTGCGGGAAAGCCTGGGCGCTCGCGCGGCCGGATTCGACCCGCTGCGCGACACACTCGCGTCGGCCACGAGCCCGCTGGCGCCGCGCCTTGCCGATACGGCGCGTGATGGCAGCCCGGTGGATCTCGCGGCGCGCACGAAGCTGGCCGCCGGCATTCTGCGGGCCATGAGCCTGACGCACGGCTTCGCGCGCCTCGTGGCGCTCGTGGGGCACGGGGCCACGACGTGCAACAATCCGCAGGCCGCGGGGCTCGCCTGCGGCGCGTGCGGTGGGCAAAGCGGTGAAGTGAATGCGCGGGTGCTGGCCGCGTTGCTCAACGATGGCGCGGTGCGCGAGGCTCTGGTGACCCAGGGCATCACCGTGCCGGCGACGACGTGGTTCGTGGCCGGGTTGCACGACACGGTCACCGATGACGTCACGCTGTACGACACGGCAGCGGTGCCGGCGTCGCATGCGGCGGACCTGGCGCGCTTTCGCGAGGCGTTGGTCGTTGCGGGGGCAACGGCCCGTCGTGAGCGGGCGCCGCGCCTCGGGCTCGGCGCCATCGCGCACGACGACGCGCGCCTGCTGGCCACCCTGCGCCGCCGAGCGACGGACTGGTCTGAGGTGCGCCCTGAATGGGCGCTCGCGCGCAACGCGGCGTTCGTGATCGCGCCGCGCACGCGCACCCGCGGCGTGTCGCTCGATGGGCGCGCGTTCCTGCACGAGTACCGGTGGCAGGAGGACGCGGGCTTTGGGGTGCTCGAGCTGATCCTGACGGCGCCGATGGTGGTGACGAACTGGATCAACCTGCAGTATCACGCGTCTACAGTGGACCCGGTGCGCTTCGGCAGCGGCGACAAGGTGCTGCACAACGTGGCCGGCGGCAACGTGGGGGTGTTCGAGGGCGCCGGGGGCGACCTGCGCATCGGACTGGCCCTGCAGTCGGTGCACGACGGGACCGACTGGGTGCATGAGCCGCTGCGGCTGTCGGTCTTCGTGGAAGCGCCGGCCACGGCCATCGACGGCATTCTGGCCAAGCACGCGGTGGTGCGGCAGCTCGTGGAGCACGGCTGGCTGCATCTGTTCCGCATCGACCCGGTCGATCACCACGTATACCGGCGCCTGGCCACGTCGTGGGTGCCGGAGGGAAATCGAGCGCGCTGA
- a CDS encoding LacI family transcriptional regulator, whose product MPRRKQPPPPTPADAETPPPRRLSSMAELARLANVSESTVSRALAGHAAISKATRQRLEALAAAHGYRVHSSASRLRTRRAQTIGIVLPMGHGLEQYGAHPFLLGLLAGIGDVLTQRGLDLLLVRHSPDIESLARDVLDSGRADGLIVLRQSTLHPLLNAVSESYRNLVVWGQRLPDQHYLAIGSDNQAGGQLATRHLIACGCRRIAYVGDRALPEYNARYQGYQRALREAGMTPLDLMARYSRHDLQQTMTRALAAGAEFDGVMAASDTLAIGALQVLRAEGRRVPDEVQVVGFDDIPAATIISPSLTTVRQDVVTGARLLVDHLLDRIAGRDAPSTELPVQLVVRESTRPR is encoded by the coding sequence ATGCCGCGTCGCAAACAGCCCCCGCCGCCGACGCCCGCCGACGCGGAGACCCCGCCGCCCCGCCGATTGAGCAGCATGGCCGAGTTGGCGCGGCTGGCGAATGTGTCGGAATCCACCGTGTCACGCGCGCTGGCAGGACACGCGGCCATTTCCAAGGCCACGCGCCAGCGGTTGGAAGCGCTGGCGGCCGCGCACGGCTATCGGGTGCACAGTTCGGCCAGCCGTCTGCGCACCCGACGCGCGCAAACGATCGGCATCGTGCTGCCGATGGGGCACGGCCTCGAACAGTACGGCGCCCATCCCTTTCTGCTCGGGCTCCTCGCCGGCATCGGCGATGTGCTCACGCAGCGGGGGCTCGATCTGCTGCTTGTCCGCCATTCCCCCGATATCGAGTCGCTCGCGCGCGACGTGCTCGACTCCGGCCGTGCCGATGGGCTGATCGTGTTGCGCCAGAGCACGCTGCATCCGCTGCTGAATGCCGTGTCGGAGTCGTACCGGAATCTGGTGGTGTGGGGGCAGCGCCTCCCCGATCAGCACTACCTCGCGATCGGCTCGGACAATCAGGCCGGTGGGCAGCTCGCGACGCGCCATCTGATCGCCTGCGGATGTCGCCGCATTGCGTATGTCGGCGACCGCGCCTTACCCGAGTACAACGCGCGCTATCAGGGCTACCAGCGCGCCCTGCGGGAAGCGGGGATGACACCGCTCGACCTCATGGCGCGCTACTCCCGCCACGATCTCCAGCAGACGATGACGCGGGCGTTGGCCGCCGGCGCCGAATTCGACGGCGTGATGGCGGCCAGTGACACCTTGGCGATTGGCGCCCTGCAGGTGCTCCGCGCCGAAGGTCGACGCGTCCCCGACGAGGTCCAGGTGGTCGGGTTCGACGATATCCCGGCCGCGACCATCATCTCGCCGTCGCTCACGACGGTGCGGCAGGACGTCGTGACCGGCGCCCGCCTGCTGGTGGACCATCTCCTCGATCGCATCGCCGGTCGCGACGCGCCGTCCACCGAACTCCCGGTCCAGCTCGTCGTTCGCGAATCGACCCGTCCACGGTGA
- a CDS encoding response regulator has product MIDVLATTNAADTAVQSARVLVVDDEPALRRMLARVLETERYEVHLAADGAEALALVAHTPFDIIVADVVMPTCDGPCLLAGLKALGSTVPVIVLTGYADTDDAALMALGATRVLGKPIGAAGLLRVLAETLNASA; this is encoded by the coding sequence ATGATCGACGTCCTCGCCACCACAAACGCAGCGGACACGGCCGTCCAGAGCGCTCGTGTGCTCGTCGTTGACGATGAGCCGGCGCTCCGGCGCATGCTGGCGCGCGTACTCGAAACCGAGCGCTATGAGGTGCACCTCGCCGCCGACGGGGCGGAAGCGCTGGCGCTGGTCGCGCACACCCCGTTCGACATCATCGTGGCCGACGTGGTGATGCCGACGTGCGACGGCCCCTGTCTGCTGGCCGGTTTGAAAGCGCTGGGCTCCACCGTGCCGGTGATCGTCCTGACAGGCTATGCCGATACCGACGATGCGGCCTTGATGGCGCTCGGAGCGACCCGCGTGCTTGGGAAACCCATCGGCGCGGCTGGCCTCCTGCGTGTTCTGGCGGAGACGCTGAACGCGTCGGCCTGA
- a CDS encoding PAS domain-containing protein, protein MSLTRKFLDELSSADLIERLDLALEGADLGIWDWDLRDNSVQFDRRWCTMLGLVHAETPMVLETWSSRVHPDDIAGCYADIGAHVEGRTDHYQNVHRMRHADGTWRFIMDRGRISGRDANGAPIRFTGTHLDVTALKVAETRVRREQQARIAVLTHWAAMLAHELNTPLQVILLASNVLSASRRSGPSADADQDAVATIADMVERAGRVTSALRLLASETDTGIAAESAAPGPDAADDGDVGRALAIAHTLFESRLAGLGITCTIDDRAGADRAQARLADLLRALVLLLDLAIDRARTRTADERVIRFHVRSTPSHVEVVCRYGSDESPPSASGIGGLSPTELLTVLADRFGGSVTWTPAPPVHECVVRIPRVASASA, encoded by the coding sequence ATGAGCCTCACGCGCAAGTTCCTCGACGAACTCTCGAGTGCCGACCTGATCGAGCGGTTGGACCTCGCCCTCGAGGGCGCGGATCTCGGCATCTGGGACTGGGATCTGCGAGACAACTCCGTGCAGTTCGATCGGCGATGGTGCACGATGCTCGGGCTGGTCCATGCCGAGACCCCCATGGTGCTCGAGACGTGGTCCTCGCGCGTGCATCCCGACGATATCGCCGGGTGCTACGCGGACATCGGGGCTCATGTGGAGGGGCGCACGGACCACTACCAGAACGTTCATCGAATGCGGCACGCCGATGGGACGTGGCGATTCATCATGGACCGCGGGCGCATCTCCGGCCGGGATGCGAATGGCGCGCCGATCCGCTTTACCGGCACGCATCTGGACGTGACGGCGCTCAAGGTCGCGGAGACACGCGTGCGTCGCGAGCAGCAGGCGCGCATTGCGGTGCTCACGCACTGGGCCGCGATGTTGGCGCATGAACTCAACACGCCGCTCCAGGTGATTCTTCTCGCCTCGAACGTGCTCTCGGCGAGCCGTCGGTCGGGGCCATCCGCCGATGCCGATCAGGACGCGGTGGCCACCATCGCGGACATGGTGGAGCGGGCCGGTCGCGTGACCAGCGCGTTGCGTCTGCTGGCCTCCGAGACGGATACGGGAATAGCGGCCGAGAGCGCGGCACCGGGGCCGGACGCGGCCGACGATGGTGATGTGGGGCGGGCACTGGCAATTGCCCACACGCTCTTCGAGTCGCGGCTGGCGGGGCTGGGCATCACGTGCACCATCGACGATCGTGCCGGCGCCGACCGTGCGCAGGCGCGTCTCGCCGATCTGCTGCGGGCGCTGGTGCTCCTGCTCGACCTGGCGATCGATCGCGCGCGGACGCGAACGGCCGATGAGCGGGTCATTCGCTTCCACGTGCGGTCAACGCCCAGTCACGTCGAGGTAGTGTGCCGCTACGGGAGCGACGAGAGTCCGCCGAGCGCGAGCGGGATCGGCGGGTTGTCGCCAACGGAATTGCTGACCGTGTTGGCCGATCGGTTCGGTGGGAGCGTGACATGGACGCCGGCGCCGCCCGTACACGAATGTGTCGTGCGGATTCCCCGCGTCGCCTCCGCGTCGGCATGA